The Candidatus Gracilibacteria bacterium genome includes a window with the following:
- a CDS encoding deoxynucleoside kinase: protein MNPRPKKTPSPKKTSNPKTINSPIVPSAQNVFFSTEERPGTLIIVEGSDGSGKSTQLLIAKNLLESNGFFCVHSVWNSSEKIHDMQKKLKKTDLHMPAAVFDTIYAADFMERYLTEMRGALRAGMVVLCDRYMYTALARGYARGLKMEHLKPFYDSFFPIPDLAFYFRIPVDIAAQRAIGRNPLKHYEAGMDVRYSENIIESFKKFQTKVIEGYDTLAERCGMHIIDGTAPVYKTTPLFIEKIAEYFEKKYDVRLMGIHYSEKK, encoded by the coding sequence ATGAATCCACGTCCAAAAAAAACTCCATCTCCCAAAAAAACATCCAATCCAAAGACTATCAACTCACCTATCGTTCCATCAGCTCAGAATGTGTTCTTTTCTACAGAAGAACGTCCGTGAACACTCATCATTGTTGAGGGTTCGGATGGAAGTGGAAAATCCACACAACTCCTCATTGCCAAGAATCTTCTTGAATCGAATGGATTTTTCTGCGTTCACAGTGTATGGAATTCATCTGAGAAGATTCATGACATGCAGAAGAAACTCAAGAAAACAGATTTGCATATGCCAGCAGCGGTATTCGATACCATTTATGCAGCGGACTTCATGGAACGTTATCTGACAGAAATGCGCGGAGCTCTCCGTGCTGGTATGGTGGTTCTCTGCGATCGATATATGTACACGGCGCTAGCTCGTGGATATGCTCGTGGACTCAAGATGGAACATTTGAAGCCATTCTATGACTCATTTTTCCCTATTCCAGATCTTGCTTTCTACTTCCGTATCCCTGTAGATATTGCTGCCCAGCGTGCTATCGGACGCAATCCACTGAAACACTACGAAGCCGGTATGGATGTTCGTTATTCTGAGAATATTATCGAGAGCTTCAAAAAATTCCAAACGAAAGTCATCGAAGGATATGATACACTCGCCGAAAGATGTGGTATGCATATTATTGATGGTACGGCTCCAGTATACAAGACTACTCCTCTTTTTATCGAAAAAATTGCTGAATATTTCGAGAAAAAATATGACGTCCGACTCATGGGTATTCATTATTCAGAAAAAAAATAA
- a CDS encoding TatD family hydrolase, translated as MIIDTHAHCYWETLEPRIDEVVSNMRKNGITQAIQIGCDVLTSEKAIVLARRFPGIFFATVGYHPEESQNQEIGGKEMQELEELIIENRDVIVGIGETGLDYHYLTEGKEEIQKANQRAWWIFQWELAQKYDLPLVIHTRDARDDTLAFIQENDIHRCVMHCFSEDWDFADELLRFSEDIYFSFSGILTYKNASKIQEAASKIPLNRILLETDAPFLAPQEVRGTVNEPANTLLTFEKLCTLRTESREEIENTVYLNSRRLYHI; from the coding sequence ATGATTATCGACACACATGCACATTGCTATTGGGAAACGCTTGAACCTCGCATCGACGAGGTAGTTTCGAATATGAGAAAAAATGGAATCACACAGGCGATTCAGATTGGCTGCGACGTTCTGACTTCCGAAAAAGCTATTGTTCTTGCACGTCGTTTTCCGTGAATTTTTTTCGCAACCGTCGGCTATCATCCAGAAGAATCACAAAATCAAGAAATCGGAGGAAAAGAAATGCAAGAACTCGAGGAACTTATCATCGAAAATCGTGATGTTATCGTCGGGATAGGGGAGACGGGATTGGATTATCATTATTTGACGGAAGGGAAGGAAGAAATACAAAAAGCGAATCAACGGGCTTGGTGGATATTCCAGTGGGAACTCGCTCAGAAATATGACTTACCACTTGTGATTCATACACGAGATGCGCGCGATGATACTCTCGCATTCATCCAGGAAAATGATATCCATCGATGCGTGATGCATTGTTTTTCTGAAGATTGGGATTTTGCCGATGAACTTCTTCGGTTTTCTGAAGATATTTATTTCTCTTTCTCAGGAATTCTCACATACAAAAATGCTTCCAAGATTCAAGAAGCTGCATCAAAAATTCCCTTGAATCGAATTCTTCTTGAGACGGATGCTCCATTTCTCGCACCACAAGAAGTCCGTGGCACGGTGAATGAGCCCGCGAATACACTTCTCACATTCGAAAAACTCTGTACATTGCGTACAGAGTCAAGAGAAGAAATCGAGAATACAGTATATCTGAATTCCCGAAGACTTTATCACATCTAG